The Rhizobium leguminosarum genome includes a region encoding these proteins:
- a CDS encoding DUF930 domain-containing protein codes for MWLDAAGFRGHIAAVTEEDVEPAEAQHETGKQRPEIRWGVVASVVAHIPIVALLIFGLPKIEPKPAEDESVKVELVPPPEEKKPEPKPKPPEPKPPEEAKKEPPPPPPPPPPPPPSEAAKPQAEPPRSRTFRPVLEFADKDSAPKEKAQGEPQRAEAPKPPIADVKPEEAPVEPPQPKKPQVSETMTAANPVPQDIELPQVEAVEANPEKNGPAATGQDETKTNFEQAKPPEDTTMSAPSTLPKAEAKEADEMIKAKTLFSEKAIASPMIKTAISNLPRGERINQLCQTELRQQLIHSAPQYQPRWLPSYSLLSGSVLDARRGAFKSGNEWFEVRFRCEVDNDATKVISFEYDVGNSVPRSEWKNRRFPED; via the coding sequence TTGTGGCTTGATGCTGCCGGTTTTAGAGGCCACATCGCTGCTGTGACAGAAGAAGACGTAGAACCGGCGGAAGCGCAGCACGAAACGGGAAAACAGCGGCCTGAAATCCGCTGGGGCGTCGTCGCGTCCGTTGTCGCGCATATTCCTATCGTTGCTCTTCTCATTTTCGGGCTGCCGAAGATTGAGCCGAAACCTGCCGAAGACGAGAGTGTGAAAGTGGAGCTCGTTCCGCCGCCGGAGGAGAAGAAGCCCGAGCCCAAGCCAAAGCCACCCGAGCCGAAGCCGCCGGAAGAGGCCAAGAAGGAACCACCTCCACCGCCTCCGCCACCGCCACCACCGCCGCCGTCGGAAGCTGCAAAGCCTCAGGCAGAACCTCCAAGGTCGCGCACTTTTCGTCCGGTGCTTGAATTTGCCGACAAGGATTCAGCGCCGAAAGAAAAGGCACAGGGAGAGCCTCAGCGGGCGGAAGCGCCAAAGCCACCAATTGCTGATGTAAAACCGGAGGAGGCACCAGTCGAGCCGCCGCAGCCCAAAAAGCCTCAAGTTTCGGAGACAATGACTGCGGCGAATCCGGTGCCTCAGGATATTGAACTTCCACAGGTGGAGGCTGTTGAGGCTAACCCGGAAAAGAACGGGCCGGCTGCTACAGGACAGGACGAGACAAAGACGAATTTCGAGCAGGCGAAGCCACCCGAGGACACAACGATGTCAGCACCCTCGACGCTGCCGAAAGCCGAGGCAAAGGAGGCGGACGAAATGATCAAGGCGAAGACGCTGTTTTCCGAGAAGGCAATCGCCAGTCCGATGATCAAGACCGCGATCAGCAATCTGCCGCGAGGAGAGCGTATCAACCAGCTTTGCCAGACCGAACTCAGGCAGCAACTGATCCATTCGGCCCCGCAATATCAACCGCGTTGGCTACCTTCCTACTCACTTTTGAGTGGAAGTGTACTTGATGCACGGCGTGGGGCCTTCAAGAGCGGCAATGAATGGTTTGAGGTCAGATTCAGGTGCGAAGTGGATAATGATGCGACGAAGGTCATATCCTTCGAGTATGATGTCGGAAATTCGGTTCCGCGCAGCGAATGGAAAAACCGTCGCTTTCCTGAAGACTAA
- a CDS encoding helix-turn-helix transcriptional regulator, translated as MAKNQFRMLRSALSGVEAVEAETHHSFARHTHEQFGIGLMSAGAQSSLSGRGVVEAEAGDIITVNPNEVHDGAPIGEGRSWRILYFDPAIVSGLSREITESGVARSEIPHPVIRNAAIAARFETLFGAVTGGGATAELLREELLLQLVADVMRECSGTEERPLVPASIRAARDLIDDDPLAAVSLADLSRESGLSRFQVLRGFAKATGLTPHAYLVQARIHIARRLIAQGMPLAEAAFASGFADQSHMTRVFVRKYGLSPRLYAGAFL; from the coding sequence ATGGCGAAAAACCAGTTCAGGATGTTGCGCTCGGCGCTATCAGGTGTCGAAGCGGTGGAGGCGGAAACGCATCACAGCTTTGCGCGCCATACGCATGAGCAGTTCGGCATCGGCCTGATGTCCGCCGGTGCGCAGTCGTCGCTCAGTGGCCGAGGCGTGGTGGAGGCCGAGGCCGGTGACATCATCACGGTCAATCCGAACGAGGTGCATGACGGCGCGCCGATCGGCGAGGGGCGATCGTGGCGCATCCTCTATTTCGATCCCGCCATCGTCAGCGGTCTGTCACGAGAGATCACCGAAAGCGGGGTAGCACGATCGGAAATCCCGCATCCCGTCATCCGCAATGCGGCGATCGCTGCCCGCTTCGAAACGCTGTTTGGCGCGGTGACCGGCGGCGGGGCGACGGCGGAGCTGCTTCGCGAGGAACTGCTTCTGCAACTCGTCGCCGATGTCATGCGGGAGTGTTCTGGTACCGAAGAGCGGCCACTGGTACCGGCGTCGATCCGCGCGGCCCGAGACCTGATCGATGATGATCCGCTTGCCGCCGTCTCGCTCGCCGACCTCTCCAGGGAAAGCGGGCTCAGCCGCTTCCAGGTGCTGCGCGGTTTTGCCAAGGCGACCGGATTGACCCCGCATGCCTATCTCGTCCAGGCCCGAATCCATATCGCCCGACGGCTGATCGCTCAGGGCATGCCGCTTGCGGAAGCGGCCTTTGCCAGCGGCTTTGCCGACCAGAGCCACATGACGCGCGTCTTCGTGCGCAAATACGGTCTGTCGCCGCGCCTCTATGCCGGCGCCTTTCTCTGA
- a CDS encoding GYD domain-containing protein yields MTTYILLINWTDQGIRNVRDSAKRLDAAKKLLTSVGGSFNQFYLTMGGHDMVAVCEAPDDAVMAHFTLSLAMGGNVRTETLKAFPEAAYRDLIGSLG; encoded by the coding sequence ATGACCACTTACATTCTTTTGATCAATTGGACGGATCAGGGCATCCGCAATGTCCGCGACTCGGCAAAACGACTCGATGCCGCGAAGAAATTGCTCACCAGCGTCGGCGGCTCCTTCAACCAGTTCTATCTGACGATGGGCGGGCACGACATGGTCGCCGTCTGCGAGGCGCCCGATGACGCCGTCATGGCGCATTTTACCCTCTCGCTGGCGATGGGCGGCAATGTTCGGACTGAGACGCTGAAGGCATTCCCGGAAGCCGCCTACCGGGATCTCATCGGCTCACTCGGGTAG
- a CDS encoding APH(3')-II family aminoglycoside O-phosphotransferase has product MSIFQEDQPPSASALDARLAGYRFERDALGRSAASVFRLEAPGLPTLYLKVEEAGAFGELADEAVRLRWVKASGLPCPGVIAEDSDGARNRLLISALPGSDLASASVLTPLARVELLAAALLDLHRLPIASCPFDHRLERRIAVAKARMQAGIVDETDFDETRLGKRAEALFADLESGRPGREDLVVTHGDACLPNFIASEDGFSGYIDCSRLGVADRYQDIALACRSIAHNFGEALVQAFLDRYGMPATDPARLDYYQLLDEFF; this is encoded by the coding sequence ATGTCGATTTTCCAAGAGGATCAACCGCCGTCGGCGAGCGCGCTCGATGCCCGTCTGGCTGGTTACCGGTTCGAACGCGATGCGCTCGGCCGCTCCGCCGCAAGTGTCTTCCGGCTGGAAGCTCCGGGATTGCCGACGCTTTATCTGAAGGTCGAAGAGGCTGGTGCTTTCGGCGAACTCGCTGACGAAGCCGTCAGGCTTCGCTGGGTCAAGGCTTCCGGTCTGCCCTGTCCTGGTGTCATTGCAGAGGATAGCGATGGTGCGCGCAACCGGCTGCTGATCAGCGCGCTGCCCGGGAGTGATCTCGCCAGCGCATCAGTGCTGACGCCGCTTGCGCGGGTTGAGCTGCTGGCTGCGGCGCTTCTTGACCTGCATCGCCTGCCGATCGCATCCTGCCCCTTCGATCACCGGCTGGAGAGGCGTATCGCGGTGGCGAAAGCGCGGATGCAGGCCGGTATCGTCGACGAGACCGATTTCGATGAGACGCGGCTTGGAAAGAGGGCGGAGGCTCTGTTTGCCGATCTCGAAAGCGGGAGGCCTGGCCGCGAGGATCTCGTCGTTACCCATGGTGATGCCTGTCTGCCGAATTTCATCGCTTCGGAAGACGGGTTCTCCGGCTACATCGACTGCAGTCGTCTCGGCGTCGCCGACCGCTATCAGGATATCGCACTCGCCTGCCGCAGCATCGCCCACAATTTCGGCGAGGCGCTGGTGCAGGCCTTCCTTGATCGCTACGGCATGCCGGCCACGGATCCGGCGAGACTCGATTATTATCAGCTGCTCGACGAGTTCTTCTAG